The Osmerus eperlanus chromosome 22, fOsmEpe2.1, whole genome shotgun sequence genome window below encodes:
- the wu:fk65c09 gene encoding keratin, type I cytoskeletal 19, protein MTLVGQRYSAQSYCGSGGHRAMSHAGSLGSVRSSFGGGGSGFSYGSFGKGFGAGGGGGGAGFRMGSGGGGGAGFGAGMGGGMSIGFTGNEKLHMQSLNDRLAHYLDQVRMLETTNRQLEEKLKSFTAAKIVTQDFTVYDHQLKPLRDQLLSVMLMNTYLALEIDNAKLAADDFRMKWETEMSVRQTVEGDIAGLRALQRDYNSANQALVQDLNLLMEEHTTTMTIHQQDLATLHGRLGGTVNVEMAESRTSDLAQAMADIRAEYEAVVENNRRQAEGWYMTQVEMKKAQVMEVVTSESSDMSEGRNHATALQIELEAFYMANANLDDRLSEVGLQFHQRLVSGSRLVSGLEQELASVREGAQRQAQDYQILLDIKSRLEVEITTYKQLLEGAGGVAGGTGGVAVGGGRVSRSLVTEMSSSGGGIGGVGLGRAGLVMSSGGGSSMAVKSSSSSFSSVAQAGVMSSGGVGGGLVGSSGGAVTMKSGSSYSSSSGGAMMSSGGGATIVRSSRTEISSSTGSSDPALITSSGVVGALTMSSGGSALSGLGSSGMLSGGGATIVRSSITEVSSSALGGEAGGLATMTSSGGAALAPVGGEAVEISVVTRSSSSEVSSGMSTGGTVES, encoded by the exons ATGACGCTGGTCGGTCAACGGTACTCTGCTCAGTCGTACTGCGGATCCGGAGGCCACCGGGCGATGTCTCACGCGGGGTCTTTGGGCTCCGTGCGCTCCAGTTTTGGGGGCGGAGGCAGTGGCTTTAGCTATGGATCCTTCGGTAAAGGCTTCGGggctggtggtgggggaggaggggctgggtttCGTATGGGCTCGGGCGGAGGCGGCGGAGCAGGGTTCGGGGCCGGTATGGGTGGTGGTATGTCCATCGGTTTCACCGGGAACGAAAAGCTGCACATGCAGTCCCTGAACGACCGTTTGGCGCACTACCTGGATCAGGTGCGGATGCTCGAGACCACCAACCGCCAGCTCGAGGAGAAGTTGAAGAGCTTCACTGCAGCCAAGATAGTGACTCAGGACTTCACCGTGTACGACCACCAGCTGAAACCGCTCCGAGACCAG TTACTGTCTGTCATGTTAATGAACACGTACCTGGCTCTCGAGATCGATAATGCCAAACTGGCGGCTGACGACTTCAGAATGAA GTGGGAGACGGAGATGTCCGTGCGTCAGACGGTGGAGGGAGATATCGCGGGACTGCGGGCTCTCCAGCGAGACTACAACTCAGCCAACCAGGCCTTGGTCCAAGACCTGAACTTGCTCATGGAGGAGCACACAACCACAATGACGATCCATCAACAG gaccTGGCGACCCTGCATGGCCGGCTGGGCGGTACAGTGAATGTGGAGATGGCAGAGTCCCGCACCTCAGACCTGGCTCAGGCCATGGCTGACATCCGTGCAGAGTACGAGGCCGTGGTGGAGAACAACCGCCGCCAGGCCGAGGGCTGGTACATGACCCAG gtAGAGATGAAGAAGGCTCAGGTGATGGAGGTCGTGACCTCTGAAAGCTCGGACATGAGCGAGGGTCGGAACCATGCCACGGCCCTGCAGATTGAGCTGGAGGCCTTTTACATGGCa aatGCCAACCTGGATGATCGTCTGTCGGAGGTGGGTCTGCAGTTCCACCAGCGCCTGGTGTCGGGGTCTAGGCTGGTGTCGGGTCTGGAGCAGGAGCTGGCGTCCGTGAGGGAGGGCGCTCAGCGGCAGGCTCAGGACTACCAGATTCTGCTGGACATCAAGAGCCGCCTGGAGGTGGAGATCACCACCTACAAGCAGCTGCtggagggggccgggggggtggctggggggaccgggggggtggccgtgggggggggcagggtctctAGGAGCCTGGTCACAGAGATGAGTTCGTCCGGGGGTGGGATCGGAGGTGtggggctgggcagggctgggctagTGATGTCGTCAGGGGGCGGGTCGTCGATGGCGGTGAAGTCTTCAAGCTCCTCCTTCAGCTCCGTCGCCCAAGCgggtgtgatgtcatcagggGGTGTCGGGGGCGGACTGGTGGGGTCGTCGGGCGGGGCCGTGACGATGAAGTCTGGCAGCTCCTACAGCTCCTCTTCGGGCGGGGCGATGATGTCATCAGGAGGCGGGGCTACGATCGTCAGGTCCAGCAGAACAGAGATTTCCTCTTCCACCGGCTCCAGTGACCCTGCATTGATTACGTCATCAGGAGTTGTCGGGGCCCTGACGATGTCATCAGGAGGCTCCGCCTTGTCTGGCCTGGGGTCCTCCGGGATGTTGTCAGGGGGCGGGGCTACGATCGTCAGGTCCAGCATCACGGAggtctcctcctccgccctcggCGGCGAGGCTGGCGGACTGGCCACGATGACATCATCAGGAGGTGCCGCGCTAGCGCCTGTGGGCGGGGAGGCGGTAGAGATCTCCGTGGTGACCAGGTCCAGCAGCTCAGAAGTCTCTTCCGGAATGTCCACTGGAGggact GTGGAGTCGTGA
- the LOC134009215 gene encoding uncharacterized protein LOC134009215, translating to MLIFSGLVVWALMVTAESGIGPSTNSSFCTESRECLEYELVCKTDQYEVRHYGPTRWVSTDAEAYFLGVGAAMAFRRLFQYITGANHLGLQMEMTAPVLVRVPEETRVWEPAVYTLNFLLPSAYQDNPPSPTNEKLYFTDMPDLDVYVRGYGGWMLSVSSRLHAHLLSQQLQLLHAPYNLSYHYGVGYDSPLKLLNRHNEVWYVAEGEVVCNDSQEPTSTHPPSDTHSDTPTHTSTHTPTHTPTHTPSHTPTDTTTHTPSQSPMPSPSHPPPNLPSSLSHPPPNLPSSPSHPPPNLPSSPSHPPPNLPSSPSHTPSSPSHPPPNLPSSPSHPPPNLPSSPSNPPPNLPSSPSHTPSSQGATRLPGPPLTPDSCTLNPEPGAVSPPTEKLEEEEELLDMMPPDDITTEPPSITIPPPDDINPPPDDITTEPPSITMLPPDDIRPPPDDITAEPPSITIPPPDDIMVLPDDIIAEPPSTTIPPPDDIRAPPDDITTEPPSITIPPPDDIRPPPDDITTEPPSITIPPPDDIRAPPDDITTEPPSITMLPPDDVMVLPDDITAEFTSTTIPPPDDIMAPPDDITAEPPSITIPPPDDIISKPPPDKIALPDDISAEPPDIKAPPPDAIDTAASPAPPDDITTSPPEEELLKEEELNSTALDCTISPDTKPAPPDDITAPPAD from the exons AT GTTGATCTTCTCAGGGTTGGTGGTGTGGGCTCTGATGGTTACAGCTGAGAGTGGCATTGG ACCCAGCACAAACTCTAGTTTCTGCACAGAGTCGAGAGAATGTCTGGAGTATGAGCTAGTGTGCAAAACAGACCAATATGAG gtacGCCACTACGGCCCTACTCGCTGGGTGTCTACTGATGCGGAGGCCTACTTCCTAGgtgtgggagcagccatggccTTCAGACGGCTCTTCCAGTACATCACTGGAGCCAACCACCTAG gactcCAGATGGAGATGACCGCCCCGGTGCTGGTCAGGGTTCCTGAGGAGACCAGGGTCTGGGAGCCTGCCGTCTACACCCTCAACTTCCTGCTTCCATCAGCCTATCAGGacaaccctccctcacccaccaaTGAGAAG ctgtactTCACAGACATGCCAGACCTGGATGTGTACGTGCGGGGCTACGGGGGCTGGATGCTGTCGgtctcctccagactccacgCTCACCTGCTCTCTCAGCAGCTGCAGCTCCTGCATGCGCCCTACAACCTGTCCTACCACTACGGAGTGGGctacgacag tccccTGAAGTTGCTGAACAGACACAACGAGGTGTGGTATGTCGCAGAGGGAGAAGTCGTGTGCAACGACTCACAAGAACCAACGTCCACACACCCGCCCTCCGACACCCACTCcgacacccctacacacacctctacacacacccctacacacactcctacacacactccatcacacacacccaccgacaccactacacacacaccgtcccaGTCCCcgatgccctccccctctcacccaccccccaacctgccctcctccctctctcacccaccccccaacctgccctcctccccctctcacccaccccccaacctgccctcctccccctctcacccaccccccaacctgccctcctccccctcccacacgccctcctccccctctcacccaccccccaacctgccctcctccccctctcacccaccccccaacctgccttcatccccctctaacccaccccccaacctgccctcctccccctcccacacgccctcctc CCAGGGAGCGACACGGCTGCCTGGaccacctctgacccctgactccTGCACCCTGAACCCTGAACCC GGCGCTGTCTCACCTCCCACTGAGaagctggaggaagaggaggagctgctggacATGATGCCTcctgatgacatcacaacaGAGCCCCCATCCATCACCATTCCACCACCTGATGACATCAACCCGCCTcctgatgacatcacaacaGAGCCCCCATCCATCACCATGCTACCACCTGATGACATCAGGCCGCctcctgatgacatcacagctgaGCCCCCATCCATCACCATTCCACCACCTGATGACATCATGGTGCTTCCTGATGACATCATAGCAGAGCCTCCATCGACCACCATTCCACCACCTGATGACATCAGGGCGCCTcctgatgacatcacaacaGAGCCCCCATCCATCACCATTCCACCACCTGATGACATCAGGCCGCCTcctgatgacatcacaacaGAGCCCCCATCCATCACCATTCCACCACCTGATGACATCAGGGCGCCTcctgatgacatcacaacaGAGCCCCCATCCATCACCATGCTACCACCTGATGACGTCATGGTGCttcctgatgacatcacagctgaATTCACATCCACCACCATTCCACCACCTGATGACATAATGGCGCctcctgatgacatcacagcagaGCCCCCATCCATCACCATTCCACCGCCTGATGACATCATCTCCAAGCCCCCACCAGACAAGATAGCGCTGCCTGATGACATCTCAGCGGAGCCTCCAGACATCAAGGCCCCTCCTCCGGATGCCATCGACACCGCTGCTTCTCCTGCGCCTCCTGATGACATCACCACCTCACCACCGGAGGAGGAGCtactgaaggaggaggagctaaACTCGACGGCGCTGGACTGCACAATCTCGCCTGATACCAAGCCGGCACcgcctgatgacatcacagccccACCAGCAGACTGA